A single window of Entomoplasma ellychniae DNA harbors:
- a CDS encoding ComEC/Rec2 family competence protein: MTFIGYLTIGENKIKSLFVFLLPVFIFFILFKIKSVSYADNTKIEGIGKIKQVKDSYIVIGWNSFDFYLSKPKVVDLKIGDQFKFDGVVKKLVSNSNYYEFDFVKFLNKKFVFYELKVSDIKKVESKNLKTVIFWLFNRVSFSDLTRFFWLPEKFKSKELNNLLIKNNISYISNSCILLLIPLINLSFKKTKNKLFNFKNIILTVIALVIYLQLENVLLLRILIFWILKSLYKNKSNKSLNLLTIYLMICLKPNYIFSTGFIYISVIYTLSCFLPKKNKKYLNFIFFYFLFMGLNMYFNYNINPMTNFIALILIPIFNIFAVCSLIFDGIGVNNNALYLSLFRLVSWITKFGINFNIGKIEIWFILTYMIVLTVLFNKQLLDVKTNIISFITIILAISLLYLLKPNHNLAMLNVGNANSFVYHNKWNNVTIIFDAGTGKNKSTELVTSFLKYYGINKIDMIAISHYHEDHYNNLSSLQENFKINLFVNKDNFKEVYKIKNVIIRFFNDPSASSENNQSIIPFIDVGNFRALFMGDAEQPTENHLMHRIDFINYLNLKRVDLLQVGHHGSKTSSSLEFLKFINPKNAFISGTDEGGNKIFPHKQTIDNLNFLKIPYFITQSKNNWFFNILSKSITKK, translated from the coding sequence CAAAATAAAAAGCGTTAGTTATGCAGATAACACAAAAATAGAAGGTATAGGCAAAATCAAACAAGTAAAAGATTCTTACATTGTTATTGGTTGAAATAGTTTTGACTTTTATTTATCTAAACCAAAAGTAGTTGATTTAAAAATAGGCGATCAATTTAAATTTGATGGTGTTGTAAAAAAACTTGTTTCTAATAGCAACTATTATGAATTTGATTTCGTAAAATTTTTAAATAAAAAATTTGTTTTTTATGAATTAAAAGTTTCTGATATAAAAAAAGTGGAAAGCAAAAATTTAAAAACTGTAATTTTTTGACTTTTTAATAGAGTTAGTTTTTCAGATCTAACTAGATTTTTTTGGTTACCAGAAAAATTTAAATCCAAAGAATTAAATAACTTATTAATAAAAAATAATATTTCTTATATTTCAAATTCCTGTATTTTATTACTTATTCCTTTAATTAATCTTAGCTTTAAAAAAACTAAAAACAAATTATTTAACTTTAAAAATATTATATTAACAGTTATAGCTCTTGTAATTTATTTACAATTAGAAAATGTGTTATTGTTAAGAATTTTAATATTTTGAATCTTAAAATCACTCTATAAAAATAAAAGTAATAAAAGTTTAAATTTGCTAACTATATATTTAATGATTTGTTTAAAACCAAATTATATTTTTTCAACAGGTTTTATCTATATAAGTGTTATTTATACTTTATCTTGCTTTTTACCTAAAAAAAACAAAAAGTATTTAAACTTTATTTTTTTCTATTTTTTATTTATGGGTTTAAATATGTATTTTAACTATAATATTAATCCCATGACTAACTTTATAGCTTTAATTCTAATACCAATATTTAATATCTTTGCAGTTTGTAGTTTAATTTTTGATGGTATAGGTGTAAACAACAATGCCTTATATTTGAGTTTATTCAGACTTGTTAGTTGAATTACAAAATTTGGTATTAATTTTAATATTGGAAAAATAGAAATTTGATTTATATTAACTTATATGATTGTTTTGACTGTTTTGTTCAACAAACAATTGCTAGATGTAAAAACAAATATAATAAGCTTTATAACAATCATTTTAGCAATATCTTTGCTTTATTTATTAAAACCTAATCATAATCTTGCGATGTTAAATGTTGGTAACGCTAATTCTTTTGTATACCACAATAAATGAAATAATGTGACCATTATTTTTGATGCAGGGACAGGAAAAAATAAAAGTACAGAACTTGTTACAAGTTTTTTAAAATATTATGGAATCAATAAAATAGATATGATTGCTATATCCCATTATCACGAAGACCATTACAATAATTTATCTAGTTTACAAGAAAATTTCAAAATAAATTTATTTGTAAATAAGGATAATTTCAAAGAAGTTTATAAAATTAAAAATGTGATTATAAGGTTTTTTAATGACCCATCAGCTAGTAGTGAAAATAATCAAAGCATCATTCCTTTTATAGACGTTGGTAACTTTAGAGCTTTATTTATGGGTGATGCAGAACAACCCACTGAAAACCATTTAATGCACAGAATAGATTTTATAAATTATTTAAATTTAAAAAGAGTGGATTTACTACAAGTTGGACATCACGGAAGTAAAACATCATCATCTTTAGAATTTTTAAAATTTATAAATCCAAAAAATGCATTTATAAGTGGAACTGATGAAGGTGGAAATAAAATTTTTCCTCATAAGCAAACTATTGATAATCTTAATTTTTTAAAAATTCCTTATT